A portion of the Actomonas aquatica genome contains these proteins:
- a CDS encoding PepSY-associated TM helix domain-containing protein: MPPSDRPTAARAAPRRARSWLAALYPAVWRWHFWAGLAVTPFLIIVSLTGALYVFKEELQVWSHAKAMTVSVPGDATPRPFSERVAAARATLGPEWEFSAFSRPVAPGRADEIIFESEGLPHPETSDDGAHEHEDEHEHAHRYVFVNPYTAEVQGQLDLEQSFFGIVLDLHRTLLGGAIGRYAVELATCWGIVSLLTGLLLWWPRGKEKLWGVWLPRLRKGGKLALRDLHTIPGLYLFGVALAIMVTGLLYTQVWGNAFFAGLYVGGQLPPAYVSPPHSTPLPDGAEPASIDTIVAEARTHYPFPAFFLAAPHEENGAWDLFGPTDTGDLEDGVVYVDATTGETLAVIHYDELSLGATTALMFYSIHTGSVFGLPTKILAVLACLVIIAMSVTGVWMWWRRRPAGTFGAPRKTRNEQVPKTIAATIVVLAILFPLVGLSLIVLGLASFARRKLRPASS, from the coding sequence ATGCCTCCGTCCGACCGCCCCACCGCTGCTCGCGCCGCACCACGTCGCGCCCGCTCCTGGCTCGCCGCCCTCTACCCGGCGGTCTGGCGCTGGCATTTCTGGGCCGGCCTCGCCGTTACGCCCTTCCTCATCATCGTGTCGCTCACCGGCGCGCTCTACGTGTTTAAGGAGGAGCTCCAAGTCTGGTCGCACGCCAAGGCCATGACGGTCAGCGTGCCTGGCGACGCCACCCCGCGCCCCTTCAGCGAACGCGTCGCCGCCGCCCGCGCCACGCTCGGACCCGAGTGGGAGTTCAGCGCCTTCAGCCGCCCCGTCGCCCCCGGTCGAGCCGATGAGATCATCTTTGAATCCGAGGGTCTGCCTCACCCCGAAACCAGCGACGACGGAGCACATGAACACGAGGACGAACACGAACACGCTCACCGTTATGTATTCGTAAATCCTTACACGGCGGAGGTGCAGGGACAGCTCGATTTGGAACAGAGCTTTTTTGGCATCGTGCTCGATCTGCACCGCACCTTGCTGGGTGGTGCGATCGGCCGCTACGCCGTCGAACTCGCCACCTGCTGGGGCATCGTTTCCCTGCTCACCGGGCTGCTGCTCTGGTGGCCGCGCGGTAAAGAAAAACTCTGGGGCGTCTGGCTGCCACGCCTGCGCAAAGGCGGCAAACTCGCGCTGCGCGATCTGCACACGATCCCCGGCCTCTACCTCTTCGGCGTCGCCCTCGCCATCATGGTCACCGGCCTGCTCTACACCCAGGTCTGGGGCAACGCGTTCTTCGCCGGACTCTACGTCGGCGGCCAACTCCCGCCCGCCTACGTCAGCCCGCCGCACTCCACGCCGTTGCCCGACGGCGCCGAGCCCGCCTCGATCGACACCATCGTCGCCGAAGCCCGCACCCACTATCCGTTCCCGGCCTTCTTCCTCGCCGCTCCCCATGAAGAAAACGGGGCGTGGGATCTCTTCGGTCCCACCGACACCGGCGACCTCGAGGATGGCGTCGTCTACGTCGATGCCACCACCGGCGAAACCCTGGCCGTCATCCACTACGACGAACTCTCCCTCGGCGCGACCACCGCGCTCATGTTCTACTCCATTCACACCGGCTCGGTCTTTGGACTGCCCACCAAGATCCTGGCCGTGCTCGCCTGCCTGGTCATCATCGCCATGAGCGTGACCGGCGTGTGGATGTGGTGGCGCCGCCGACCCGCCGGCACCTTCGGCGCCCCGCGCAAAACCCGGAACGAGCAGGTCCCCAAAACCATCGCCGCCACCATCGTGGTCCTGGCGATCCTCTTCCCCCTCGTCGGCCTCAGCCTGATCGTCTTGGGCCTCGCCAGCTTCGCCCGCCGTAAGCTCCGCCCCGCTTCCTCCTAA